The segment GAGATGCCCACAAGAGATGCCCTCAAGCCCAGGGGTCCCTGCAAGAGATGCCCACAAGAGATGCCCTCAAGCCCAGGGGTCCCTGCAAGAGATGCCCACAAGAGATGCCCTTAAGCCCAGGGGCCCCTGCAAGAGATACCCACAAGCCCAGGGATGCCCACAAGAGATGCCCTCAAGCCCAGGGGTCCCTGCAAGAGATACCCACAAGAGATGCCCTCAAGCCCAGGGGCCCCTGCAAGAGATACCCACAAGAGATGCCCTCAAGCCCAGGGGGCCCTGCAAGAGATACCCACAAGAGATGCCCTTAAGCCCAGGGGGCCCTGCAAGAGATACCCACAAGAGATGCCCTCAAGCCCAGGGGTCCCTGCAAGAGATGCCCACAAGAGATGCCCTTAAGCCCAGGGGTCCCTGCAAGAGATGCCCACAAGAGATGCCCTCAAGCCCAGGGGCCCCTGCAAGAGATGCCCACAAGAGATGCCCTTAAGCCCAGGGGTCCCTGCAAGAGATACCCACAAGAGATGCCCTCAAGCCCAGGGGCCCCTGCAAGAGATGCTCACAAGAGATGCCCTCAAGCCCAGGGGCCCCTGCAAGAGATGCCCACAAGAGATGCCCTCAAGCCCAGGGGCCCCTGCAAGAGATGCCCACAAGAGATGCTCTCAAGCCCAGGGGCCCCTGCAAGAGATACCCACAAGCCCAGGGATGCCCACAGGAGATCCTTCAAGACCAGGGGGCCCTGCAAGAGTTGCCCACAAGCCCAGGGATGCCCACAAGAGATGCCCTCAAGCCCAGGGGCCCCTGCAAGAGATGCCCACAAGAGATGCCCTCAAGCCCAGGGGCCCCTGCAAGAGATACCCACAAGCCCAGGGATGCCCACAGGAGATCCTTCAAGACCAGGGGGCCCTGCAAGAGTTGCCCACAAGCCCAGGGATGCCCACAAGAGATGCCCTCAAGCCCAGGGGCCCCTGCAAGAGATCCCCACAAAAGATGCCCTCAAGCCCAGGGGTTCCCACAAGAGCTCCCCCCAAGCCCGGGGGTGCCCGCGGGCGGCCCCCTCGGTGCGGTGCGGGGGTGCCCATGTGCAGCCCCCTCGGTGCGGTGCGGGGGTGCCCATGTGCGGCCCCCTCGGTGCGGTGCGGGGGTGCCCGCGGGCGGCCCCCTCGGTGCGGTGCGGGGGTGCCCACGGGCGGCCCCCTCGGTGCGGTGCGGGGGTGCCCATTGCCGGCCCCCTCAGTGCGGTGCGGGGGTGCCCGCGGGCGGCCCCCTCGGTGCGGTGCGGGGGTGCCCATTGCCGGCCCCCTCGGTGCGGTGCGGGGGTGCCCGCGGGCGGCCCCCTCGGTGCGGTGCGGGGGTGCCCATGTGCGGCCCCCTCGGTGCGGTGCGGGGGTGCCCGCGGGCGTCCCCCTCGGTGCGGTGCGGGGGTGCCCGCGGGCGGCCCCCTCGGTGCGGTGCGGGGGTGCCCATTGCCGGCCCCCTCAGTGCGGTGCGGGGGTGCCCGCGGGCGGCCCCCTCGGTGCGGTGCGGGGGTGCCCGCGGGCGGCCCCCTCGGTGCGGTGCGGGGGTGCCCATTGCCGGCCCCCTCAGTGCGGTGCGGGGGTGCCCGCGGGCGGCCCCCTCGGTGCGGTGCGGGGGTGCCCATTGCCGGCCCCCTCGGTGCGGTGCGGGGGTGCCCGCGGGCGGCCCCCTCGGTGCGGTGCGGGGGTGCCCATGTGTGGCCCCCTCGGTGCGGTGCGGGGGTGCCCATGTGCGGCCCCCTCGGTGCGGTGCGGGGGTGCCAGCGTGCGTGTGCCGCCCGCAGGCTCGGGGCTGGGGACTcggctgctggcaggctgcaccACGGGCGCCGTGGCGGTGGCCTGCGCCCAGCCGACCGACGTGGTGAAGGTTCGGTTCCAGGCCAGCGCCGCCCTGCCCCGCGTCGCCGGCCGCTACAGCGGCACCTGGGACGCCTACAGGACCATCGCCAGGGAGGAAGGGGTCCGCGGGCTCTGGAGAGGTGAGGACCCGCCCGGCAGGGGCGTGGGGAGTGGGGACGGGGACGAGGAAGGGCGTTTGGGAACGAGCACGGGGATGGAACGAGCgtggggatgggaaggggatgAGAATGGGGACTGGAATTGAGAGAGGGGATGGGAACAGGGAGGAGCATGGGGATGGGGTTGGGAACAGGGTTGTGATGGGATGGGAATGGGATTGGGGATGGGCTGAACatggggatgggaatgggaTGAGAATGGGGACTGGAATTGAGAGAGGGGATGGGAACAGGGAGGAGCATGGGGATGGGATTGGGAACAGGGTTGTGATGGGATGGGAATGGGATTGGGGATGGGCTGAACatggggatgggaatgggaTGAGAATGGGGACTGGGATGGGCTGAacatggggatggggacaggaagGAGTGTGGGGATGGGAATGGAGTTGGGAAAGGGGTTGGGAACAGGGAGGAGCATGGGGATGGGGACTGGGAGGAGCGTGGGGATGGGAAGGGGGACAGGAATGGGACTGGGAATGgagacagggacagggatgagTGTGGTGATAGGGACAGTGGTGGGATGAGCATGGGGAGGGGAATGGGATTTGGGACAGGGAGGAGCAGTGATGCAGATAGGGATAGAGATGAGGAGAGGgatgaaaggaggctggggtcagggacagggacagcaaggagggggcaCACATGTAGGATGCTGCAAGGAGGGGCTGACACCACCCTCCCTGATGCCACCCCCTTGCTGCCATCCCCCTTGCCACCCAGGGTCCCTGCCCAACATCGCTCGCAACGCCATCGTCAACTGCGGGGAGTTGGTCACCTACGACCTGCTTAAggatgccctgctgcagggccaccTGATGGAAGGTGAGGACCCTGCCCGGGGCCAggagggcacccccagccctggcacactcAGCCAgccttagaaccacagaattgtcagggttggaagggacctcaaggctcagccagtcccaccccccctgccatgggcagggacacctcaccccagagcaggctgctcacagccacctccagcctggccttcaacacctccaggggtgaggcttccaccacctccctgggcaacctgtgccaggctctcaccaccctcatggggaagagcttcttcctaaggtctaatctcaagctgctctcctctagcttggatccatttccttcccccttggatctatccccccccagtcctatccctccctgacaccctcagaagtccctctccagctttcctgtagccccctgcagatcctggaaggccacaagaaggtctcctcagagccttctccagactgcacagccccaactctctcagtctgtctccatagcagagcagctccagccctctgctcctcctcatggccctgctctggacaccttccagcccctccagatccttcctggcacagaggctccagagctggacacagagctccagctgtggtctcagcagagtggagcagaggggcagaatcccctccctggccctgctggccacacttctcttgctgcagcccaggctgtgcttggctctctgggctgcaagtgctccctgctggctcctgttgagcttctcctcccccagcacccccaaggccttttctccagggctgctctccagccagtccctgcccagcccctagcagtgcctggcattgccctgacccagctgcaggaccttgccctcgGTCTGGTTGACCCTCATGAGGTCGgcttgggcacagccctgtcgaggtccctctgggtggcatcacttccctccctgtctctctctgccctgcagacaaCGTCCCCTGCCACTTCGTGGCCGCCTTCGGGGCCGGGTTCTGCGCCACGGTGGTGGCGTCGCCGGTGGACGTGGTCAAGACTCGGTTCATGAACGCCGGCCCCGGGCAGTACCGCAACgtcctgagctgcctgctggcgcTCCTCATGCAGGATGGGCTCTCGGGGCTCTACAAGGGGTGAGTCCGGGGCCACCCTGCGGAGCGCCGACTCCCCCGGCAGGGGGCGCAGGGAGCCCTGCGGCAGCGAGGGGGGAGGGCACACCGAGATGAGGGAGGGGGGCACCAGGATGAGTGGGGAAGGGGCAccaggatgagggagggaggCACCAGGATGAGTGGGGAAGGGGCACCAGGATGAGTGGGGAAGGGGCAccaggatgagggagggaggCACCAGGATGAGTGGGGAAGGGGCACCAGGATGAGTGGGGAAGGGGCAccaggatgagggagggaggCACCAGGATGAGTGGGGAAGGGGCACCAGGAtgagggagagagggacaccaggatgagtggggaaggggcaccaggatgagggagggaggCACCAGGATGAGTGGGGAAGGGGCAccaggatgagggagggaggCACCAGGATGAGTGGGGAAGGGGCAccaggatgagggagggagggacacCAGGATGAGTGGGGAAGGGGCAccaggatgagggagggaggCACCAGGATGAGTGGGGAAGGGGCAccaggatgagggagggaggCACCAGGATGAGTGGGGAAGGGGCAccaggatgagggagggagggagggacacCAGGATGAGTGGGGAAGGGGCAccaggatgagggagggaggCACCAGGATGAGTGGGGAAGGGGCAccaggatgagggagggaggCACCAGGATGAGTGGGGAAGGGGCAccaggatgagggagggagggagggagggacacAGAGATGAGTGGGGAGGGGACACCAAGTTGATGGCGGAGGGGGCACTGagatgagggagggagggggcaccaGGATGAGTGGGGAAGGGGCACTGAGATTAGGGAGGGAGGGAACACCAGGATGAGAAAGGTGGCACCAAGTGGGGAAGGTGGCACTGAGCTGGGTGGGGCAGGTGAGACACCTGAGGGgcaggatccatccagagggacccagACAGGACGGAGGAGTGGGACCAGGGGAACCTCCCGAGGTGCAACagggccaagggccaggtcctgcagctgggctgggacaacCCCTGGGGGTTGGGactgagggggaaggagagcagccctggggagaccctctgagtgctggggcagctctggaggcctcagcacaggcagggagctgctggagcagggccagaggaggccacagccatgctgggaggcctggaagggctctgctgggtccccaggctgggggagttggggttgttcagcctggagaggagaaggctgcagggagagctgctgctggcctggcagggctggaaggggctggggagaaagctggggacagagtgttgagcagggcctgtggggccaggccaaggggagatggtttggagctccaagagggagactcaggctggagagaagggagaaatgtttgcccctgagggtggtgagagcctgtgccagggtgcccagggagctgccccctggctggcagcagcccagggcaggctgtgaggggctgtgagcagcctgctggggctggggctgtccctgctggctgcagggggttgcccTGGATGAGTCCTCTGCAGGTCTCTGATCCCCAGTGTCCCAAAATCTGAGTACCACCAGCGCCGAGGCCCCAGGCAGGgactttggggggtggggaggggggggcagagggaggaacCACCCCAGGGCCATCCCTGCCCAGGTTGGCCTCCAACTCTGCTCCCCTCGGCACAGCTTCCTGCCCTCCTTCCTgcggctgagctgctggaacgtgGTGATGTTCATCTGCTACGAGCAGCTCCAGCgcgccctgctgctggccagcccggccccggcctgagccagccctgctcctgctcgtCAGCCTTGACGAGACACACCTCTTAATTACATTAATTAACCACGCCCTGGGGAGAGCCAGCCAAGGCCGAGGAGGTCCCGGCCCGCTGGGGgccgcctcctcctcccaccgagcaccagcagagaggaggaggaaggaagaaggctGCGGAGTAAAGGCGGCAGAAGGAAGGGCTCCAGGGAGCGGAGTCTGTggtgggaggctctgcagggcaaggCCAAggtgggatggaggtgagggaTGTGGTGATTCCTGGTATTCCAGAGGGATGCTTCCCAATAAACCACCCCTGTGGGGTCTGATTGCAGCAGCACTTGCAGCTCTCTCACCTTGTcttgtgggggggtgggggtgtttatGGGGTGTCCTCTGCAGATGCCCCTGGGAAAGCCAAACCAAGGCTTCTCCAGGAGCTTctcagaggctcaggggacaccagGGATGGACTCCACCAGGGATGGTGGAGATGGGTGCTGTGGTTTTCTGGCTGGGAGGGGTGGACACTTCACTGGGTGAAAAACCAGCtggtggtggggatggagggtggtggggatggagacagcccccagctggtggtggggatggagagagcccccagctggtggtggggatggagggTGGTGGGGGATGGAGACAGCCCCCAGCtggtggtggggatggagggTGGTGGGGGATGGAGACAGCCCCCAGCtggtggtggggatggagggTGGTGGGGGATGGAGAGAGCCCCCAGCtggtggtggggatggagggTGGTGGGGGATGGAGACAGCCCCCAGCtggtggtggggatggagggtggtggggatggagacagcccccagctggtggtggggatggagggtggtggggatggagacagcccccagctggtggtggggatggagggtggtggggatggagacagcccccagctggtggctgggtACCAGTAGTGTCCTCAGGGTGGGATCACTTCTCTTGGATGTCTTCATcactgagctgggggagagctggAGGCTCCCTCAGGCAGGGTGCAGATGACACCCGGCTgggtgggagctgagctgctggaggggcaggagggagctacAGAGGGCTCTGGAGCCATGGGGGAGGGCAATGGGATGAGGGCACcaagggcaagggctgggacctgcccctggggcacaacaagcccaggaaggctccaggctggggacagaggggctgggaagtgcctggggggaaaggccctgggggggttggtggcagAAGAGCCAGGAAGTACCCAGATGggcaaggagcagcctgggctggagcagcaatggtgtgggcagcaggagcagggcagggattgtgcccctgggctgggcactggggagcccacagctgcaagcctgggggcagggttggaccatccctgccaggaggaccttgagggctggggcagggccagagcagggcaaggaagctggggaggagtctggggaaggaggagaaggctgtggagaagttgtgaggagcagctgagggagctgggggggttgaggctgcagcagaggaggctgagcggagaccttgtggctctctgcagctccctgagagcagcttgcagccagctggggcttggtcttttctcccagggaacaaatgacagggcaagaggagatggcctcaagctgccccatggggaggttgaggttggccctgaggagcaattTGTTGTCCTTGAGAGCTGTCCAGGCCcgtggcaggctgcccagggcagtggtggagtccccatccctgaaggtgtttcaagGCTATGCAGACCTCCCCCCACTCTCcctggctgccccagggagcctcttgctccctcccagcagctctggggtcccccaTCCCCAGGAccatcccttctccagcctcttcctggcttctcctgctccaccagctctgaGAGGACAGAGAGGAGGTGTTCCCTGGTGGGGTAACAAGAGGACCTGTGGAGATGAAACCTTGCATGGAGCTCCTGATCCTCTTGAGCAGCACCCGGGACAGGGCCCCacctctcctgccccctcctcaccagggctgtgcttgattTCCATCCTGAGCATCCCTCCAgggcaaggagctcctgggttGCAGCCCTGCAATCATCCAGGCTCAGGAGTtccaccacagctcctgctccagcagctttggGTCCTtgctccttcagctcagctcctggcacCTTGTGAGGGTTGGCCTTAACCCTGAAGGGCTTCTTGAACCTCAGTGATTCTGGGATGTGGAAATGGGACCTGATGGCCTTGGCCATtgccaccaccttcatggtggcACTGCTGTCCCCTCTGCCACACCTTGgtggaggagaaagctgctgcagtgaggctTGGAGCAAACCCTGGGGGTTTCTCTTGCGTGGTTCTGGGCCTTCCCTCTCCACCCTGCACACAGTCACCCCCAAACCATCAGCTCCCACACATGAGCTGAGCTCAACCCCCCCCTGAGAACCACCACCCCCTTCCTGTGCCACTGTGAGGGGGCTGCtctggagaaggatctgggaggCCTGATAGATCCAAATCCCAGGAGGAACAACCTCAAGGGGGTCGTGGTTTAGGGTCCCCCAGCACTTGGAAGGAGCTCTGCCTGGTCACAAAGCTACCCCCAGAGCTTTACtggggggaggagagcagggaggtggtggtggtcccCCTAGGGCAGGAGAGCACTCTTCAAGAGCATTTTCTTCTGAGGGCTGAGGCTCTTGGGAAAGCAGATGTTGAAGTAGATGAGGAGGTCAcccttgtgctgggggtcctggggcaGTGGcatcccctcccctggcaccactttGCAGTACTTGGGGCTGCaaaaaagcagaggaaggggCTGAGAAGGACCCTGGGGGTGATCCATCAGGGGCTTCATGGGGCTGAGAAGGACCCTGGGGGTGATCCATCAGGGGCTTCATGGGGCTGAGAAGGACCCTGGGGGTGATCCATCAGGGGCTTCATGGGGCTGAGAAGGACCCTGGGGGTGATCCATCAGGGGCTTCATGGGGCTGAGAAGGACCCTGGGGGTGATCCATCAGGGGCTTCATGGGGCTGAGAAGGACCCTGGGGGTGATCCATCAGGGGCTTCATGGGGCTGAGAAGGACCCTGGGGGTGATCCATCAGGGGCTTCATGGGGCTGAGAAGGACCCTGGGGGTGATCCATCAGGGGCTTCATGGGGCTGAGCCACAGCTCTCCACCTTGCCAAGCCCCCAGGGTGCTTCCAAGCAGCTTCAGCTGGAGGCCTCTCCCcgtccagccccagctcctccctgaccccctgcagccccagctcctccccaggggccTCATCTCACTCCTGTCCTCCACCCACCTGCCCAagcttcctccctgcctctcccaccAGCACCATGACCCCAAACCAGAACAACTCCCTGCTGGGCAACCCTTTCCTCTTCCaggctggagccctgaagctgctggcaaagcaggagagggctgtggctgtgaaGTGCCAACCCCTTGCCAAGGAGGAAGAGCTGGGTGTGGAGGTTCCTGCCAAGCACTCAAGGACCTCCTTGGgccaccaggctctgcagaaaggccccagtccagccccccctgagcccccccagggACTTACTCCACGATGTCATTGATGGGGATGTTCAACAGCCTCCCATCCAGCGTCCTCACAGCCACTGTGCAGCCAACCAGGGCCtgcaaggcagggagcagggccaggacctgcacctccagccccagaAGGCCAAGacaagctggggctggctccatctcctccctctgctcctcacctttCCCAAGGGGATGCTGGCAACATAGAGGAGGTTGTCCTTGACTCTCCTGAACCTTGGGTGGAGCTTCTCTTGCACAATGAAGGTGATGTCAGCTGGGATGAGGTTTGGGCCCTGAAAGcaaagtgggggggggaggaatgaTAGAGCCACCTGGAAATGGTttcacagccccccagcagggtgtggggagggaagggagctctggagctcagccaggccaagcccagcctgctccagcagggcacccccagcagcttgcccagcagcaccatggccagggggggttggaagctctccacataaggagactccacaacctctctgggcagcctgctccaggcctccaccaccctcacaacaaacaactttctcctgctggcagctcctgggtgccagtctgtgccccttggcctgtccctgggcagcactcagcagatgccagccccagcctcttgccccccacagccccttcagctcttgctgagcattgctcagctcccctctggggctgctcttctgcaggctctcagccccagggctctcagcctttgctcctcacagagctgctgcaggcccctcagcctctccccagcctcccctggactctccccagcacttctcagtctctctgcagctggggagcccagccctggacccagccctgcagctgtggcctccccagggcagagcagaggggcagcacagcctccctgcccctgctgctgcccacactctgctcCATGTCCCTCAGGACACCTTTGACCTCCTtgtcccccagggcaccttgctggctgctgggcacctccttgccccccagcacccccagctccttctcctggcagctgctccccagcagctcccccctgggctgtgct is part of the Dryobates pubescens isolate bDryPub1 chromosome 10, bDryPub1.pri, whole genome shotgun sequence genome and harbors:
- the LOC104300981 gene encoding mitochondrial uncoupling protein 3 — translated: MVGLKPPEVPPPPAVKFLSAGTAACIADLCTFPLDTAKVRLQIQGEVRIPRAPSAVEYRGVWGTLSTIVRTEGPRGLYRGLAAGLQRQMSFASIRIGLYDSVKQLYTPKGAESSGLGTRLLAGCTTGAVAVACAQPTDVVKVRFQASAALPRVAGRYSGTWDAYRTIAREEGVRGLWRGSLPNIARNAIVNCGELVTYDLLKDALLQGHLMEDNVPCHFVAAFGAGFCATVVASPVDVVKTRFMNAGPGQYRNVLSCLLALLMQDGLSGLYKGFLPSFLRLSCWNVVMFICYEQLQRALLLASPAPA